One segment of Vibrio gazogenes DNA contains the following:
- the prfA gene encoding peptide chain release factor 1: MKASILQKLETLAERYEEVQHLLGDPDIIGDQNRFRALSKEYSQLEEVTQCFQAYQQAQEDLVAAEEMAKEDDAEMQEMAQEEIEAAQASIEQLTDTLQILLLPKDPNDERNCFLEIRAGAGGDEAGIFAGDLFRMYSRFAERKGWRIEVMSFSEAEHGGYKEMIAKVDGDGVYGTLKFESGGHRVQRVPATESQGRVHTSACTVAIMPEIPEAELPEMKASDLKIDTFRSSGAGGQHVNTTDSAIRITHLPTGVVVECQDERSQHKNKAKAMSVLAARLAQAEEAKRAAEVSDTRRNLLGSGDRSDRIRTYNYPQGRVSDHRINLTLYRLSDVMDGELDSLIGPVMQEHQADLLAALAEQS, from the coding sequence ATGAAAGCGTCAATTTTACAAAAGCTTGAAACGCTCGCTGAGCGCTATGAGGAAGTTCAGCACCTGCTTGGTGATCCTGACATTATTGGGGATCAAAACAGATTCCGTGCGTTATCAAAAGAGTATTCTCAACTTGAAGAAGTGACTCAATGTTTTCAAGCTTATCAGCAGGCGCAAGAAGATTTAGTTGCTGCCGAAGAAATGGCGAAAGAAGATGACGCAGAGATGCAAGAAATGGCTCAGGAAGAGATAGAAGCAGCACAAGCGTCGATTGAACAACTAACCGATACACTACAAATATTATTGCTCCCGAAAGACCCGAATGATGAGCGGAATTGTTTTCTTGAGATTCGTGCCGGTGCCGGGGGCGACGAAGCGGGCATTTTTGCGGGTGATCTGTTTCGCATGTATAGCCGTTTTGCCGAAAGAAAAGGATGGCGTATTGAAGTCATGTCATTCAGTGAAGCTGAGCATGGCGGCTATAAAGAGATGATTGCTAAAGTCGATGGTGACGGTGTTTACGGGACATTAAAATTTGAATCTGGCGGTCACCGAGTTCAGCGAGTACCGGCAACGGAATCACAGGGAAGAGTTCACACCTCCGCCTGTACGGTTGCCATTATGCCGGAAATACCGGAAGCCGAGTTACCCGAGATGAAAGCCAGTGACCTGAAAATCGACACTTTCCGTTCTTCGGGCGCGGGTGGTCAGCACGTTAACACCACCGACTCTGCCATTCGGATTACCCACTTGCCGACCGGTGTGGTCGTTGAGTGCCAGGATGAACGTTCTCAGCATAAAAACAAAGCCAAAGCCATGTCGGTACTGGCGGCTCGGTTAGCGCAGGCTGAAGAAGCGAAACGGGCGGCTGAAGTCTCTGATACCCGGCGTAATTTGCTAGGCAGTGGCGATCGCAGTGACCGTATCCGAACTTACAACTATCCGCAAGGGCGGGTATCTGATCATCGGATCAATCTGACATTGTACCGTCTTTCAGATGTGATGGACGGAGAATTGGATAGCTTGATTGGTCCGGTTATGCAAGAACATCAGGCCGATCTTCTGGCTGCATTGGCTGAGCAAAGCTAA
- the hemA gene encoding glutamyl-tRNA reductase: protein MSLLAIGINHQTAPLELREKVAFGPDKLPEALSQLREYADVKGSVILSTCNRTEVYCEIKPTSKGRLIDWLSEFHRVNPQELKSSIYIHEEQAAIRHLMRVCCGLDSLVLGEPQILGQVKQAYSESKDLASVDAATEKLFQKAFSVAKRVRTETDIGGNAVSVAYAACTLAKHIFESLTNATVLLVGAGETIELVAKHLAANGCQKIIVANRTRERAMGLAAQFDAQVIRLQEIPEHLAKADIVISSTASPLPIIGKGMVEKALKARRYQPMLLVDIAVPRDVEAEVSEIGDAYLYSVDDLQSIVDSNIEQRKVEAIQAEAIVSEESAAFMSWMRSLQAVDSIRDYRDSANHIREELVNKSLQALSLGGDPEKILQELSYKLTNKLIHAPTRALQQAAEQGEPAKLAIIRQSLGLDNL from the coding sequence ATGTCCTTACTTGCCATTGGAATAAATCATCAAACAGCGCCTCTGGAACTGCGTGAAAAAGTTGCGTTTGGGCCAGATAAGCTTCCTGAAGCGCTGAGTCAGCTTCGGGAATATGCGGATGTTAAAGGGAGTGTGATACTTTCGACCTGTAACCGTACAGAAGTGTACTGTGAGATAAAACCAACGAGTAAAGGACGTTTGATCGATTGGTTATCTGAGTTTCACCGTGTCAATCCTCAAGAGTTAAAATCGAGCATTTATATTCATGAAGAGCAAGCCGCAATCCGCCACTTAATGCGGGTTTGTTGTGGTCTCGATTCTTTGGTTTTAGGCGAGCCTCAAATCCTCGGGCAGGTCAAGCAGGCGTATTCAGAATCGAAAGATCTGGCATCGGTTGATGCCGCGACAGAGAAACTCTTTCAGAAAGCATTCTCAGTTGCCAAAAGAGTCCGGACTGAAACGGATATCGGTGGCAATGCCGTCTCTGTCGCTTATGCCGCCTGTACGCTGGCAAAACATATTTTTGAATCTTTGACCAATGCGACGGTGTTATTAGTCGGTGCCGGCGAAACTATCGAGTTGGTGGCGAAGCATCTGGCAGCCAATGGTTGTCAGAAGATTATCGTGGCGAATCGCACCCGGGAAAGAGCGATGGGATTAGCTGCGCAATTTGATGCGCAGGTGATTCGTTTACAAGAGATTCCGGAACATCTTGCCAAAGCTGATATCGTGATTAGTTCGACAGCCAGTCCTTTACCGATTATCGGTAAAGGGATGGTGGAAAAAGCCCTTAAAGCCCGGCGTTACCAACCGATGTTACTGGTTGATATTGCGGTGCCGAGAGATGTTGAAGCGGAAGTCAGCGAGATTGGAGACGCTTATCTGTATAGTGTCGATGATTTGCAGTCGATTGTAGACAGCAATATCGAACAGAGAAAAGTCGAAGCGATTCAGGCTGAAGCGATTGTCAGTGAAGAAAGTGCAGCCTTCATGAGCTGGATGCGGTCGTTACAGGCCGTTGATAGTATCCGCGATTACCGTGACAGCGCGAATCATATCCGTGAAGAGCTGGTCAATAAAAGTCTTCAGGCGCTCTCGTTGGGGGGTGATCCGGAAAAAATCCTTCAGGAACTCAGTTATAAGTTAACCAATAAATTAATTCATGCGCCGACTCGAGCATTACAGCAAGCTGCCGAGCAGGGAGAGCCTGCGAAGTTGGCTATAATCAGACAGAGTCTGGGGCTTGATAATCTTTAA
- the lolB gene encoding lipoprotein insertase outer membrane protein LolB — protein MTYRILQVFLSIIILAGCSSVQTPLQPVEWQSHQQRLQQISAYQIAGKLGYISPQERRSLNFQWKKSDHHSQLRLTTFLGQTVLKMDIYPQRAEAETYEGQHYTAQTPELLLHQLTGLDIPLSSLSQWILGRPALADTYALKPDNTLDSLKKKLANQQWRVQYKTYTAVTFKAQQLPLPERLFLQQGPTKINIHISQWKVTQ, from the coding sequence ATGACTTATCGTATCCTCCAAGTATTCTTGAGTATCATCATTTTAGCTGGCTGTAGCAGTGTTCAGACACCACTTCAACCCGTGGAATGGCAATCACACCAGCAGCGTCTCCAACAGATCAGCGCTTATCAAATCGCAGGGAAATTGGGCTACATATCGCCACAAGAACGTCGCTCGCTCAATTTTCAATGGAAGAAATCTGACCATCATAGTCAACTGCGTCTAACCACATTTCTGGGGCAAACCGTCTTGAAGATGGATATTTATCCACAACGCGCGGAAGCCGAGACCTATGAGGGACAACACTATACAGCGCAGACACCGGAATTATTACTGCATCAACTGACCGGACTGGATATTCCCCTGAGTTCACTCAGTCAATGGATTCTGGGCCGTCCGGCCCTTGCGGATACGTATGCTCTCAAACCGGATAACACGCTGGATAGCCTAAAGAAAAAACTCGCCAATCAACAATGGCGAGTACAGTATAAAACATACACTGCCGTGACCTTCAAAGCGCAGCAACTTCCACTGCCCGAGCGTTTATTCCTGCAACAAGGACCAACCAAAATCAATATCCATATCTCGCAATGGAAAGTCACCCAATGA
- the ispE gene encoding 4-(cytidine 5'-diphospho)-2-C-methyl-D-erythritol kinase — protein MESHPMNTSDVINPDQTVWPSPAKLNLFLYITGQRDDGYHELQTLFQFLDYGDELTIQINTSGEITISPEIDGVPLHDNLIWKAARKLQRDTQTSLGADIHLHKVLPMGGGIGGGSSNAATALVALNHLWQCGLSQHQLSEIGLQLGADVPVFVEGHAAYAEGVGEKLTLVTPQEKWYLVVRPDVSISTATIFSHPKLTRNTLKRDLATLLQAPYENDCEKIVRKLYPEVDKQLSWLLQYAPSRLTGTGSCIFAEFSNKNEAQHVLSRLPDGVSAFVAKGCNISPLKETLTGYTHRCEDNNC, from the coding sequence ATGGAAAGTCACCCAATGAATACATCAGATGTTATCAATCCCGACCAAACTGTCTGGCCATCACCAGCCAAACTGAATTTATTTCTCTACATCACGGGTCAACGGGATGATGGTTATCATGAGTTACAGACACTTTTTCAGTTTCTCGATTACGGCGATGAATTGACGATCCAAATCAATACCAGTGGGGAGATCACTATCTCTCCGGAAATTGACGGCGTACCGTTACATGATAATTTGATCTGGAAAGCCGCCCGAAAACTTCAGCGCGACACACAAACATCGTTGGGCGCTGATATTCACTTACATAAAGTGTTACCGATGGGTGGTGGGATCGGCGGGGGCTCATCCAATGCGGCGACAGCCTTAGTCGCACTCAATCATCTCTGGCAATGCGGGTTATCCCAACATCAACTGTCTGAAATCGGATTGCAGCTCGGTGCTGATGTACCCGTTTTCGTTGAAGGCCATGCGGCATACGCAGAAGGCGTCGGAGAAAAGCTGACACTCGTCACACCCCAAGAAAAATGGTACCTCGTTGTCAGACCCGATGTCAGCATTTCAACCGCTACCATTTTTTCGCATCCCAAATTAACTAGAAACACGCTCAAGCGAGATCTGGCAACGCTTTTACAAGCGCCGTACGAAAACGATTGCGAAAAAATTGTCCGAAAGCTCTACCCAGAGGTTGATAAGCAACTTTCATGGCTGCTACAATACGCGCCGTCGAGATTGACCGGGACTGGGTCATGTATCTTTGCTGAATTTTCAAACAAAAATGAAGCACAACATGTTCTTTCCCGTTTGCCGGACGGAGTTTCTGCTTTTGTAGCAAAAGGATGTAATATTTCGCCGCTAAAAGAAACTTTGACAGGCTATACTCACCGTTGTGAAGACAACAATTGTTAA
- a CDS encoding ribose-phosphate pyrophosphokinase produces the protein MPDMKLFAGNATPELAQRIADRLYISLGDAAVSRFSDGEVAVQINENVRGSDVFLIQSTCAPTNDNLMELVVMIDAMRRASAGRITAVIPYFGYARQDRRVRSARVPITAKVVADFLSNVGVDRVLTIDLHAEQIQGFFDVPVDNIFGTPVLLEDMKARSLEDPVVVSPDLGGVVRARATAKALGDIDIAIVDKRRPRANVSEVMNLIGDVEGRDCVIVDDMIDTGGTLCKAAEALKERGAKRVFAYATHAVFSGSAAKNIKNSVIDQVIITDSITLSKEMQATGRVTQLTLSTMLAEAIRRISNEESISAMFN, from the coding sequence GTGCCTGATATGAAGCTATTTGCCGGTAACGCTACCCCTGAACTAGCCCAACGTATTGCTGATCGCTTGTATATTTCTCTTGGAGATGCTGCTGTTTCCCGTTTTTCAGACGGTGAAGTTGCAGTGCAAATCAACGAGAATGTGCGAGGAAGCGACGTATTTCTCATCCAATCAACCTGTGCACCAACCAACGACAACCTGATGGAACTCGTGGTAATGATTGATGCGATGCGCCGTGCTTCAGCAGGCCGTATTACCGCTGTTATCCCTTATTTTGGATATGCTCGCCAAGACCGTCGTGTCCGTTCTGCCCGTGTACCAATTACCGCGAAAGTCGTCGCAGACTTTCTTTCGAACGTTGGTGTTGACCGCGTACTGACGATCGATCTGCATGCTGAACAGATTCAAGGTTTCTTTGATGTTCCTGTTGATAACATTTTTGGAACACCCGTTTTACTTGAAGATATGAAAGCAAGAAGTCTGGAAGATCCAGTCGTCGTATCACCTGATCTGGGTGGCGTTGTCCGCGCACGCGCAACCGCGAAAGCACTCGGGGATATTGATATTGCGATTGTTGATAAACGCCGTCCCCGCGCTAACGTTTCTGAAGTGATGAACCTCATTGGTGATGTTGAAGGCCGTGACTGTGTCATTGTCGATGACATGATCGATACTGGCGGCACACTATGTAAGGCCGCTGAAGCTTTAAAAGAACGTGGCGCAAAACGTGTGTTTGCTTACGCGACTCACGCAGTATTCTCAGGCAGTGCAGCGAAGAATATTAAGAACTCCGTTATTGATCAGGTCATTATCACCGATTCCATTACGCTTTCGAAAGAAATGCAGGCAACAGGTCGTGTGACTCAGTTGACTCTCTCAACGATGCTTGCCGAAGCAATTCGCCGTATCAGTAACGAAGAGTCAATCTCAGCGATGTTCAATTAA
- the pth gene encoding aminoacyl-tRNA hydrolase, whose amino-acid sequence MSQPIKLLVGLANPGPEYARTRHNAGAWVIEELARVHHTVLKNEPKFFGLTGRITIQGQDLRLLIPTTYMNLSGKAVSALAKFYQIQPEEIMVAHDELDLPPGVAKFKQGGSHGGHNGLKDTISKLGNNKEFYRLRIGIGHPGHKDKVTGYVLGKAPEKEQECLDAAVDESVRCLDILLKEGLTKAQNRLHTFKAE is encoded by the coding sequence GTGAGTCAACCCATAAAACTACTTGTTGGGCTAGCCAATCCAGGCCCAGAGTACGCAAGAACAAGGCATAACGCAGGAGCATGGGTCATCGAAGAACTAGCCCGTGTTCACCATACAGTGTTAAAAAATGAGCCCAAATTTTTTGGCCTGACTGGTCGAATCACCATTCAAGGTCAGGATTTACGTTTATTGATTCCGACCACGTATATGAACTTATCCGGAAAAGCCGTCTCGGCTCTGGCAAAGTTTTATCAGATCCAGCCGGAAGAGATTATGGTCGCTCACGATGAGCTCGACTTACCGCCCGGTGTTGCTAAATTTAAACAAGGTGGCAGTCATGGCGGTCATAACGGCTTAAAAGATACCATCAGTAAACTGGGCAATAACAAAGAATTCTACCGTCTCCGGATAGGCATTGGTCACCCGGGACATAAAGATAAAGTTACAGGTTATGTGTTAGGTAAGGCGCCTGAAAAAGAACAGGAATGCCTCGATGCCGCTGTAGACGAGTCTGTCCGCTGTTTGGATATACTGCTCAAAGAAGGTCTTACGAAAGCACAAAATCGTTTACACACATTCAAAGCTGAATAA
- the ychF gene encoding redox-regulated ATPase YchF produces MGFKCGIVGLPNVGKSTLFNALTKAGIEAANFPFCTIEPNTGIVPVPDLRLDALAKIVNPQRVLPTTMEFVDIAGLVAGASKGEGLGNKFLANIRETDAIGHVVRCFENENIVHVSGKVSPLEDIEVINLELALADLDTCERAIQRQAKRAKGGDKAAKFEISVLEKLLPVLTEGGMARSVTLAKEELAAIGYLNFLTLKPTMYIANVNEDGFENNPYLDAVREFAAQENNVVVAVCAAIESELSELDDEERDEFLADLGIEEPGLNRVIRSGYELLELHTYFTAGVKEVRAWTIPIGSTAPQAAGKIHTDFERGFIRAEVVGYDDFIQYNGESGAKEAGKWRLEGKDYIVKDGDVIHFRFNV; encoded by the coding sequence ATGGGGTTTAAATGTGGCATTGTTGGTTTACCAAACGTTGGCAAATCAACACTTTTTAACGCTTTAACCAAAGCAGGAATTGAAGCGGCAAATTTTCCGTTTTGTACGATCGAACCAAATACAGGTATTGTTCCTGTTCCGGATTTGCGTCTTGATGCGCTGGCTAAAATTGTAAACCCTCAACGGGTATTGCCGACAACCATGGAGTTCGTCGATATTGCCGGTTTAGTTGCCGGAGCATCGAAAGGGGAAGGGCTGGGCAACAAGTTCTTGGCAAATATTCGTGAAACAGACGCAATTGGTCATGTGGTTCGTTGTTTCGAAAACGAAAACATTGTGCACGTCTCTGGCAAAGTGTCTCCGCTCGAAGATATCGAAGTCATTAACTTAGAATTGGCTTTGGCCGATTTAGACACTTGTGAACGAGCGATTCAACGCCAAGCCAAACGTGCTAAAGGTGGTGATAAAGCGGCAAAATTTGAAATTTCCGTGCTGGAAAAACTTCTTCCCGTACTCACCGAAGGCGGAATGGCTCGCAGTGTGACACTGGCAAAAGAGGAATTGGCGGCTATTGGTTATCTCAATTTCCTGACCCTCAAACCGACCATGTATATCGCGAACGTCAATGAAGACGGTTTTGAAAATAATCCTTATCTGGATGCGGTTCGGGAATTCGCAGCGCAAGAAAATAATGTTGTCGTCGCTGTTTGTGCCGCCATTGAGTCAGAACTTTCTGAATTGGATGATGAAGAGCGAGATGAGTTCCTTGCCGATTTGGGTATTGAAGAGCCAGGATTGAACCGTGTGATTCGTTCAGGCTATGAACTCCTAGAGCTGCATACCTATTTTACTGCTGGTGTGAAAGAAGTCAGAGCTTGGACAATCCCTATCGGCTCAACAGCCCCACAAGCTGCCGGGAAAATTCATACGGACTTCGAACGTGGTTTCATTCGCGCGGAAGTCGTCGGTTATGATGATTTCATTCAGTACAATGGTGAGAGTGGCGCCAAAGAAGCAGGTAAATGGCGTCTGGAAGGGAAAGATTATATTGTTAAAGATGGCGATGTGATCCATTTCCGCTTCAATGTCTAA
- a CDS encoding flagellin — translation MAVNVNTNVSAMTAQRYLNSATKSMNSSMERLSSGYRINSAKDDSAGLQISNRLSVQSRGLGVAVRNANDGISIAQTAEGAMNETTSILQRMRDLSLQSSNGSNSKSDRVAIQEEITALNDELNRVAETTSFGGNKLLNGTFDTKSFQIGADSGEAVMLHLKDMRSDNNMMGGMSYIAANGKGKDWQVQNGANDLTITVNDKLNGEQTININAKAGDDIEELATYINGQTDMVKASVDDEGKLQLFSDSSKVDGSVSFGGGLAGELGIGEGKATTVSDIDVTSVGGAQQSVAVVDAALKYVDSHRAELGAFQNRFGHAISNLDNINENVNASKSRIKDTDFAKETTALTKSQILSQASSSVLAQAKQAPSAALGLLG, via the coding sequence ATGGCGGTTAATGTTAACACGAACGTTTCTGCGATGACGGCCCAGCGCTATCTGAACAGTGCAACGAAGTCGATGAATTCATCAATGGAACGCTTATCCTCAGGATATCGAATCAACAGTGCTAAGGATGATTCGGCTGGCCTTCAAATCTCAAATCGTTTGAGTGTTCAAAGCCGGGGATTGGGTGTTGCTGTTCGTAACGCGAATGACGGTATTTCAATTGCTCAGACTGCGGAAGGGGCAATGAATGAAACAACCAGTATTTTGCAACGGATGAGAGACTTGTCTCTTCAATCTTCGAATGGTTCTAACTCGAAATCGGATCGTGTTGCGATTCAGGAAGAAATTACAGCATTGAATGATGAATTAAACCGTGTTGCGGAAACAACATCATTCGGCGGTAATAAGCTTCTCAATGGTACTTTCGATACTAAATCTTTCCAGATTGGTGCTGACAGCGGTGAAGCGGTTATGCTCCACCTGAAAGATATGCGTAGCGATAATAACATGATGGGCGGTATGTCTTATATTGCTGCGAATGGTAAGGGGAAAGACTGGCAAGTTCAAAATGGTGCCAACGATCTGACCATTACAGTCAATGATAAGTTAAATGGCGAGCAAACCATCAATATCAATGCGAAAGCAGGTGATGATATTGAAGAGCTGGCAACCTATATCAATGGTCAGACTGATATGGTGAAGGCGTCTGTTGATGATGAAGGTAAACTGCAATTATTCTCGGATAGTAGTAAAGTGGATGGTTCAGTGAGCTTTGGTGGCGGCCTTGCTGGCGAACTCGGTATCGGTGAAGGGAAAGCAACAACAGTCAGCGATATTGATGTGACTTCGGTTGGCGGTGCTCAACAGTCGGTTGCTGTCGTTGATGCTGCACTGAAGTATGTGGATAGTCATCGTGCTGAACTCGGTGCATTCCAAAACCGTTTCGGACATGCGATTAGCAACTTGGATAACATCAATGAAAATGTGAATGCTTCGAAGAGTCGGATCAAAGATACCGACTTCGCGAAAGAAACCACCGCATTGACGAAGTCCCAAATCCTTTCTCAGGCATCAAGCTCTGTTTTAGCACAAGCGAAACAAGCTCCAAGTGCTGCATTAGGATTACTTGGATAA
- a CDS encoding flagellin encodes MTITVNTNVSAMTAQRYLNKATGELNTSMERLSSGNRINSAKDDAAGLQISNRLTAQSRGLDVAMRNANDGISIAQTAEGAMNESTSILQRMRDLALQSTNGTNSTSERKALNEEYSALQDELNRIAETTSFGGRKLLNGTFGESAFQIGASSGEAIIVGLTSIRADDFRMGGQTFVSEQGKDMSWGVPENARDMKLEFTKKNGEQVSVDVMAKSGDDIEELATYINGQVDDVTASVDDDGHLQLFMAEPNLQGNLSISGGLATELGLNGGPGQNTTVQTTDITNVGNSQNSVGVLDAALQYVDSQRADLGAKQNRLSHSINNLSNIQENVEASKSRIKDTDFAKETTQMTKAQILQQAGTSILAQAKQLPNSAISLLQ; translated from the coding sequence ATGACCATCACAGTCAATACCAATGTGTCAGCGATGACCGCTCAGCGTTACCTGAATAAGGCAACGGGTGAGTTAAACACCTCCATGGAGCGCCTGTCTTCGGGAAACCGAATTAACAGTGCGAAAGATGATGCGGCAGGTCTTCAGATTTCGAATCGATTGACTGCTCAGTCCCGAGGGTTGGATGTCGCGATGCGAAATGCCAATGATGGTATTTCGATTGCACAGACTGCTGAAGGGGCAATGAATGAGTCAACTAGTATCTTGCAACGGATGCGAGATCTGGCACTCCAGTCTACAAATGGAACGAACTCCACATCTGAGCGTAAGGCACTGAATGAAGAGTATTCAGCCCTTCAAGATGAATTAAACCGAATCGCTGAAACAACTTCATTCGGTGGTCGGAAACTGTTGAACGGTACGTTTGGTGAGTCTGCTTTCCAAATTGGTGCCAGCTCCGGTGAAGCGATCATTGTTGGTCTCACCAGTATTCGTGCCGATGATTTCCGTATGGGTGGTCAGACATTTGTGTCCGAACAAGGGAAAGACATGAGCTGGGGCGTTCCTGAGAATGCTCGGGATATGAAGTTAGAGTTTACCAAGAAAAATGGTGAGCAGGTATCTGTGGATGTCATGGCGAAATCTGGTGATGACATCGAAGAGTTGGCAACTTACATCAATGGGCAGGTCGATGATGTTACCGCTTCAGTAGATGATGACGGACACCTTCAGCTCTTTATGGCGGAGCCTAATCTTCAGGGTAACCTCTCTATCTCTGGCGGGTTAGCAACAGAGTTAGGTCTGAATGGCGGACCTGGACAGAATACGACGGTTCAAACCACTGATATTACGAATGTTGGTAATTCGCAGAATTCGGTCGGTGTACTTGATGCTGCGCTTCAGTATGTTGATTCACAGCGAGCAGACTTAGGGGCAAAACAGAACCGTTTAAGTCACAGTATCAACAACTTGTCGAACATACAGGAAAATGTTGAAGCGTCGAAGAGTCGGATTAAAGATACCGACTTTGCGAAAGAAACGACGCAGATGACAAAAGCTCAAATATTGCAGCAAGCAGGTACCTCAATACTTGCTCAGGCAAAACAGTTACCAAACTCTGCAATATCACTATTGCAGTAG
- the flgL gene encoding flagellar hook-associated protein FlgL → MVGRISSFHNYQAVQNDIRRQEAKVYHNQAQLASGKKLMSPSDNPLATHYIQNVGQQEEQLRQYLDSIVLVRNRLGHQEVIISNAEDYADEAKRTVMEMINGSLSPEDRQAKERELEELADNFLNLANVQDELGNYIFSGTKPNKQPFFRDKEGNVTYAGDDYQRKMKISNSLEMPFNNPGSKVFMQINNPFGDYEPDYRLQEGSELLLEKATNTDPQDQSKYTVTFVDMGNGKYGYQLEQNGSAVQAGEFDPKTGINYEGVNIELKGQISPGDVIELSPRKTFNIFDSFKKAMEYSRDSVADGSATAKLHQVTREFHAAFIHLTKVRTDIGARLNTLDIQEQEHEDFKLTLAKSKSSFEDLDYADAVIDFNENTRALQASQKAFSKTKDLTLFNYI, encoded by the coding sequence ATGGTTGGTCGTATTTCAAGCTTCCATAACTATCAGGCTGTTCAGAATGATATTCGCCGTCAAGAAGCTAAGGTTTATCACAATCAGGCTCAATTGGCATCAGGCAAAAAGCTGATGTCTCCCAGTGATAATCCACTGGCAACGCATTACATTCAGAATGTGGGGCAGCAAGAAGAGCAACTGCGCCAATACCTTGATTCGATTGTTCTGGTGCGTAACCGACTTGGCCATCAAGAAGTCATTATCTCCAATGCGGAAGATTATGCCGATGAGGCAAAGCGTACCGTCATGGAGATGATCAATGGTTCTTTATCACCTGAAGATCGCCAGGCGAAAGAGCGAGAGTTGGAAGAGCTGGCTGATAACTTTTTGAATCTGGCGAATGTTCAGGATGAACTGGGAAACTACATTTTTTCCGGGACTAAACCGAATAAGCAGCCTTTCTTTCGTGATAAAGAAGGCAATGTGACCTATGCCGGTGATGATTATCAACGCAAGATGAAAATCTCCAATAGTCTGGAAATGCCGTTCAACAATCCCGGCAGTAAAGTATTTATGCAAATCAATAATCCTTTTGGTGACTATGAACCTGATTATCGGTTGCAGGAAGGCTCTGAGTTATTACTGGAAAAAGCCACCAATACCGATCCTCAAGATCAATCGAAATATACGGTTACTTTTGTTGATATGGGTAACGGCAAATATGGCTATCAGTTGGAACAAAATGGCAGTGCTGTTCAGGCCGGAGAATTTGACCCCAAAACCGGTATTAATTACGAAGGGGTCAATATTGAGCTGAAAGGCCAGATTTCACCGGGGGATGTTATCGAGCTGTCTCCCAGAAAGACATTCAATATTTTTGATAGTTTCAAAAAGGCAATGGAATACTCACGTGATTCCGTTGCCGATGGATCAGCGACCGCTAAGCTCCATCAAGTGACAAGAGAGTTCCACGCGGCCTTTATCCACTTAACAAAAGTGAGAACGGATATTGGTGCGCGGCTGAATACATTGGATATTCAGGAGCAAGAACATGAAGACTTCAAACTGACATTGGCAAAATCCAAAAGTAGTTTTGAAGATCTTGATTATGCAGATGCCGTGATCGACTTTAATGAAAATACTCGTGCACTTCAGGCATCTCAGAAGGCTTTCAGCAAAACGAAGGATTTGACACTATTCAACTATATCTAA